The nucleotide window CCGGTAACGGCCACCCTGGTGGTGTTCGGCTTGCTCGGCGCGTTGTCGCAATCCCCTATGCTGCTGGCAGCGGCACTGGGCGGCGCGATCCTCGGCTTCGCGCCGTTCAACCGCCCGGGTGCGGCGAAGGTCTTTCTCGGCGACGTCGGCAGCCTGCCGATCGGGCTCCTGCTCGGCTGGTGCCTGCTGCAACTCGCGCTCCAGGGCCACGCCGCCGCGGCGCTGCTGCTGCCGCTGTACTATCTGGCCGACAGCACCCTGACGCTGCTGCGGCGAATGATCCGCCGCGAGAGGTTCTGGCTCGCCCATCGCACGCACTTCTATCAGCGGGCGACTGACAACGGATTCCCGGTCCGGGCGGTGGTCGGCCAAGTGTGTCTTCTGAATCTCGCCCTGGCCGGGCTGGCAGGCGCCTCGATCGCCCTGCGATCGGCGGCGACCGATCTCCTGCTGCTCGGCATCGGCGCCATGCTGGTCGCCGCAGTGCTGAGGCGTTTCACCCGCCCCCGCGCCTGAGCGGTTATTGCAGACGACGCTGCGCAGCCGGCGCCGCAGCTTCGATCCGGAATTCCGGAACGGCGCTCTTCAGGATGGCCACCACCTCGTCATGACGCCCCGCTGCGATCGCGGCTTCGAGTGCGGCGAGGCCCTGCTGCAGCGTCGGCAGCGGCAGTTCGTGCGGACGTGCCGCCACAATCCCGGGAATGCCGATCTCGGTCGAAGGTTCGTGCTCGGCGAACAGGATCTCGTGCAGCCGCTCGCCCGGACGAACACCGGTGAACACGATCTCGATGTCGTAGCCGGGCTGCAGTCCGGACAGCCGGATCATCCGCTCGGCGAGATCGACGATGCGCACCGGCTGGCCCATGCTGAGTACGAACACCGACGCGTCGGCATGCTGCGAGCCCAACGCATGAGTCGCGGCGGTGATGACGAGGTCGCAGGCTTCGCGGATGGTCATGAAGTAGCGCACCATATCCGGATGCGTCACCGTCACCGGTCCGCCGGCTTCGATCTGGGCCTTGAATTTCGGCACCACCGAGCCGTTCGACGCCAGCACGTTGCCGAACCGCACCGAGATCAACCGCATCGGTGGCTTGTCACCGGAGGTGCCGGCAAGTTCGCGATCGAGCGCCTGACAATACAGTTCGGCGAACCGCTTGGTGAGGCCGAGCATCGATACCGGCTCGATCGCCTTGTCGGTGGAGATCATCACCATCGCGCCGGCACCGGCCGCGCGCGCGGCGTCGGCGACGTTGACCGAGCCGAAGATGTTGGTCTTGACGCCCTCGCCCCAATCGCGCTCGAGGATCGGCACGTGTTTCAGCGCAGCAGCGTGGAACACCAGGTCCGGCTTGAACCCGCCGATCAGATCGAAGATCCGCTCGCGATCGCGGATGTCGGCGATGTGGCCGACGATCGTCGTCCTGGAGTCCTTGGCGTTCAGCTTCTCCATCGCGGCGTAGAGGGCCGGTTCGGAATTCTCGATCACCAACAGACGCGCCGCACCGAACGTGGTGACGCGGTCGCACATCTCGTATCCGATCGATCCGCCACCGCCGGTGACGACGATCGACTTGCCCTTCAGCAGCCCCTCGAGCCTGTCGTAATCGATCTTGACGCTCGGACGCAGCAACAAGTCTTCGACGGCGACCGGTGCCAGCCTGGGCGTGTCGCGGCTTTCTTCGAGCGACGGCAGCCGGCTCACCGTCAGCCCGAGCTTGCGGGCACGCATCAGCACCGCTTCCGGCTGGGCATCGGCCTCGAACGCGGACGGCGTCATCACCGCCCGCTCGATCGGCCTGTTGCGATGCGCGAAGTCGGCGATCACGTTGTGCAGATCGTCGGTGCCGCCCAGCACCGGAATGCCGCGAATGGTCTGGCCGCGATCCGAGAACGCGGGCGACAGAATGCCCACCGGCCACAGCCGCTGCACCGCGCCGCTTTCAACTCCGCGCAGGAACACCTCCGCGTCGGCGGCGCGACCGATCAGCAACGTCGGAGCCGCATCCATCCGGCGCGCCTTGTTGCGCGTGCGGGTGTAGCGGAAATAGCGGTAGGCGAGGCGCGAACCGGCCAGGAAGAACACCTCCAGAAACCAGTACAGCACGATCGTCGTCTTCCCGAGGAAGAACGTCCCGTACATGTTCGGTGCCAGAAAGACGTAATCGAGCGCCAGCAGCGCGATCGTCAGCACGCTCGCCGCCCGGAGGATGTTCAGCAGATCCGGGATCGAAATGAACCGCCACTTGGTGGTGGTGAGCTGGAACAGGTAGCAGACGAAGAAGCTGAAGACGACGAAGTAAGGCAGAACCTTCAGCAGCAGCGGCAGACGGTCCAGCAGATTCTCGCCGTCGAACCGCAGATAGAAGCTGAGCAGCACGGCGGCCGCGGTCGCGAGCAGATCGTGGAGGGCGATCAGCCAGTTGCGGGGCGTGAACGACGTGATCGGCGTCAACATTGCACCTGCCAGCGGTGGTCGCCAATCCCGCGCATGATCAGGACTGCCCCTCGCGCGCGCGCGCCACCAGCGAGGTGGTACTGAATCCGGGCAGCACGTCGACCAGCATCACCTCGCCGCCTTTGGCCGCGACGATCTCGTGCCCGACCACCTGCTCACGGGTGTAGTCGCCGCCCTTGACCAGCACGCTCGGCTCGATCCGGGTGATCAGCCGGATCGGCGTATCCTCTTCGAAGATCGCCACCAGATCGACCGCCTCCAGCGCCGCCAGCACTTCGGCGCGGGCGCGTTCGTGCTGCACCGGCCGGCTCTCGCCCTTCAGCCGCCGCACCGACGCATCGCTGTTGAGTCCCACGATCAGCCGGTCGCAGGCACCGCGCGCCGCAGTCAGCACCTTGACGTGGCCGGGGTGCAGGATGTCGAAGCAGCCATTGGTGAAGCCGACCCGCAGACCCTCGCGGCGCCATTCCTTCAGCCGCGCGTCGAGGTCGGCGTCGCTGGCCATGATCTTGTCTTCGGCGGCGAGTTCAGCGTGTGGCAGGACGCGCCGGCGCAGTTCGCTCGGCGTCACCACCGCGGTGCCATTCTTGCTGACCGCCACGGCTGCGGCGGCGCTGGCCGCCCGCATCGCCGTGCCCCAATCCGCCCCCGACGCCAGTACCACCGCCAGCACCGCCGCCACGGTATCACCGGCGCCCGAGACGTCGCGCACCTTCACCGGTTGCGCCGGCACGTGGATCGGCTCGCCTCCGCGCGGCACCAGCGTCATTCCGTGCTCGCTCTTGGTCACCAGCATCGCCTCGCACTCGGCCAGCGTCATCGCATCCTGGGCCGCCGCGGCGATCTCGTCATCGGTCTCGGCAGCGCTCCGTGTCGCCGCGGCGAATTCCTTGCGGTTTGGCGTCAGCAGCGTGGCGCCGCGATAGATCGCGAAGTTGGCGCTTTTCGGATCGACGATGACGCGTTTGCCGAGTTTGTTGGCGGTATCGATCGTCTCGCGAATGACTCGCGCCGTCAGCACGCCTTTGGCGTAGTCCGACAGCAGCACGATATCGGCGCGCGCGAGCTGCGGCAGGATCGAATCGAGCAGCCGCTGTTCGACCTCGCCGGTCGCCGGCGCTGCGATCTCCCAATCGGCGCGCAGCATGTGAGTGGAGAAATGCTCGGACACGAACCGCACCTTGCGGGTCGTCGGACGCGAGGGATCGCGCACCAGCACCGGCTCGATCTTCGGCTCGCTGCCGAGTTCGGCGGCGAGCATTCTCCCGGTGGCATCGTCACCGACCAGGCCGACGAAAATGCAGCGCGCGCCGATCGCCGCAATGTTGCGGGCGACGTTGCCGGCGCCGCCGATATTGGTCTCGCTGCGCTGGACCGCGATCACCGGCGCCGGAGCCTCCGGGGAAATCCGCGACACCTCCCCATAGACGAACTCGTCGAGCATCAAGTCGCCGACGCACAGGACGGTCTGACGGGCGATCGCTTGCAGCAGGGCGTCGAAGCTCAACATCCAAATCCAAATTGTTGCGCGCGATCAGCGGAAGCGATCGCTGCGGTCGAGGTAGCCAGTGACGTAAGACGCGACCGCTTCTTCCAGCGGCGTGAAGCCGCCATTATAGCCCGCCGCGCGCAGCCGGTCGCCTTCGCTCTGGGTGAAGTACTGATAACTGCCGCGAATCTGCTCCGGCATATCGATGTACTCGATCTTCGGCGGCGTGCCGAGCGCGGCATAAGCCGCCAGGATCAGGTCGCGGAAGCTGCGGGCATGGCTGGTGCCGACATTGAAAATGCCGCTGACGCTGGGCGAAGCGAACAGCCACATCATCACCCGCACCACGTCGTCGACATAGATGAAGTCGCGGCGCTGGTCGCCGTCGGCGATGCCTTCGCGATGCGACTTGAACAATTGGACCACCCGGCCCGACTTGATGTCGTCGAACCGCCGCGCCAGCACGCTGGCCATGGTGTCCTTGTGATATTCGTTCGGGCCGAACACGTTGAAGAACTTCAGCCCGGCCCACTGCGGCGGCAGCCTGTCGCCCTTGGCGGCGCGCTCGGCCACCACCAGGTCGAACAGGTGCTTGCTCCAGCCGTACAGGTTCATCGGCCGCAACTGTTTCAGCGCGGCCAGCGAGAAATCGTCATCGAAGCCGTGTTCGCCGTCGCCATAGGTCGCTGCCGATGAGGCGTAGATCAGCGGCGTGCCGGTCTCGGTGCACCAGTCGAGCAGCCGCAGCGACAACCGGAAATTGTTCTCCATCACCAGATCGCCGTCGGTGGCGGTGGTCGCGGAGATCGCGCCCATGTGGAACACAGCGTCGAGCTTGCGTCCCTTGAGCCAGCCGGCCAGTTCCGCCGGCGGCACGAAATCGGCAAGCTGCCGCTTGGCGAGGTTCTTCCACTTGCCGTCATGGCCGAGAAAGTCGGACACTGCCACATCGGCCCGCCCGGCGTCGTTCAGCGCCGCGACCAGATTCGATCCAATAAACCCGGCGCCCCCGGTGACCAGCAGCATGACTTCTCCGCCTCGATTTGCGCGGCCAGCTTTGCCCCACTCCGCCCAAGCAGGCAACTTTCTACCCTGACTTGCTGTGCATGGAGCACGTCTGGCGCGCGAAATGCCGGCTGGACGCCGGCCGCAGCAGACGCTAACCGGCTGGGCCGACCAGTCCCTGCCAGGCAGGGCACGCAGAACAAGCGATGAATTACGAATCACTCAAAGCCAGCCTGGCGACAGCGCCCGACCGTAGCGAAACCAGCCCGGTACTGCTGGTCCCGTATATGTGGATCGGCGATTTCGTGCGCTGCCACACCGTGGTGCGGGTGCTGAAGGATCGCTGGCCGAACCGGCCGGTCGACGTCCTCACCACCACACTGTGCGCGCCCTTGGTCGACTATATGCCCGGCGTGCGCCAGGGGATCGTCTGGGATCTGCCGCGCAGCAAGATCTCGCTGCCTCAGGAGCGGGCGCTGGCAGCCAGGCTGCGACAGGAAGGCTACGGCGCCTCGGTGGTGATGCCGCGCACCTTCAAATCCACCATCGCGCCCTGGCTTGCCGGTATCCCGAAACGCACCGGCTTCATCGGCGAGGTCCGGTTCGGCCTGCTCAATGACTGGCGGCGCGGCGAGAAGGCATTGCCGCGGATGATCGACCGCTGCGCCGCGCTGGCGCTGCCGCCGCTGCCCGAATTGCCGCTGGACTGGCCCGAACCGCAGCTTCAGGTGCCGCAGGCCGAGATCGCGGCATGGCGGCAGGCCAATGGGCTGCACGGCCGGACCGTGGTGGCGCTGGCACCCGGCGCCGTCGGGCCGGCGAAGCGCTGGACCTATTATGTCGAGGCCGGCAAGGCACTCGCCGAGCGCGGCTTCGAGGTCTGGGTGGTGGGCGGCCCGGGCGAAACCGCCAAGGCCCAGGAAATCGTCGCGGCCGGCGGCCCGCAGGTCCGCGATCTCACCGGCACCGACCTGCGCAACGGCATCCTGGCGCTGGCGGCAGCCGACCTGGTGATCTCCAACGATTCCGGCCTGCTCCACGTCTCGGCGGCGATCGGCAGCCGGACCATCGGCATCTTCGGACCGACCAGCCCCTGGCATTATGCCCCGCTCAATCCGATCGAGACGGTGATCCAGGCGCCGGGCGAGATTCCGTGCCGGCCCTGCCACAAGCCGATCTGCCGGATGGAGCACCACCGCTGCATGCGCGACATCGCCGTCGAGGACGTGACCGCCGCGGCATTGCGCGCGCTGCAGGCCGCCGGCATCGCGCCCGCGGTGTGAGCCCTTCGGCTTGCGCCGGACCCGGCCCTGCGCTTTACCAGGGCTTCGAGTTTCAGCCTTCAGGTGTGACGTGAGCCAGGACAAGATCGCCGCCCATTTCCAGCTTTCGCTTGCCGCGATGACGGCCGCGGCCAGCGACACAGCGCTGCTGGAAACATCGCGGGCGATCGCCGCAGCGTCGATCGCGGCACTGCGTCAGGGCCGCAAGATCCTGCTCGCCGGCAATGGCGGCAGCGCCGCCGACGCCCAGCACATCGCCGCCGAAATCATCGGCCGCTACAAGCGCGAGCGCGGCGCCTGGCCGGCGGTGGCGCTGACCACGGACACCTCGGCGCTCACCGCGATCGCCAACGACTATGGCTTCGAGCGGGTATTCGCCCGGCAGGTCGAAGGGCTCGGCCAGCAAGGCGACGTCTTCATCGGCATCACCACGTCGGGCCGCTCGCCGAACATCCTGGCGGCGCTCGAGGTCGCGCGGCAGCGCGGCCTGGTCACCGTCGGCATGACCGGCCCGAGCGGCGGATCGATGGGCGCGCTGTGCGATCATCTTCTGATTGCGCCGGGCCCCGAGACCGCGCTGGTTCAGCAGATCCATCTGATGGCCGCGCATGCGATCTGCGACGAGATCGAGGTCGCGCTGGGCAAGCCGGCGCCATGACCGCGTCCGCGCCGCGCCGGCCCGCCGCCTTCCTCGATCGCGACGGCGTCATCAACTACAACGACCACTATGTCGGCACCCGCGAGCGCCTTCGCTGGATGCCGGGCATCGCGGCGGCGATCCGGCAACTTAACGCGGCCGGCTATTACGTCTTCATCATCACCAACCAGTCCGGCGTCGCCCGCGGCATGTTCAGCGAAGACGACGTCCGTGCTCTGCATCGCTGGATGCTGAATGAGCTGAATGCGCAAGGTGCGCGGATCGACGATGTGCGGTTCTGCCCGCATCATGTCGAAGGAACGATCGACGCCTATCGGGTGGCCTGCGAGCATCGCAAGCCGGGCCCCGGCATGATCCTGGATCTGGCCAAAGCCTGGCCGGTGGACATGGCGCGCAGCTTCGTGATCGGCGACAGCGCAAGCGATATCGAAGCGGCCCAGGCTGCCCGCATTCGCGGTTTTCGCTTCGAAGGCGAAGACATCGACGGCTTCGTCAACCAGGTGCTCGCCGAGATGCAACGCACCGCTGCATTCAACTAACCGAGTAGCTGCTCCGCCGCCTCGATCGCCTGCCGCGCCGAGGGGCCACCGCTGTTGCCGCCGAGCACCCGCAGCGGACCGCTGCCGACCGGGCCGGTCAGTCCCGGATCGGTCGCAACATAGATCCCGACCAGCGGCACCCGATAGGCGGCGGCCAGATGCAAAAGGCCGGTGTCGACGCCGATCACCACCGCGGCGCCCGCGAT belongs to Rhodopseudomonas palustris and includes:
- a CDS encoding MraY family glycosyltransferase, with amino-acid sequence MNPAIGFASMIAALTAVILCAVLTWALMPLLRRYALARPNARSSHKVPTPQGAGIAVIAATLIVTTFALGPTAPALLALLPLFAAAVVIGIVGAVDDIRPIPVLPRLALQALCVGAVVLTLPADQQIVPALPLWLERAALLIGGLWFVNLVNFMDGLDWMTVAEGVPVTATLVVFGLLGALSQSPMLLAAALGGAILGFAPFNRPGAAKVFLGDVGSLPIGLLLGWCLLQLALQGHAAAALLLPLYYLADSTLTLLRRMIRRERFWLAHRTHFYQRATDNGFPVRAVVGQVCLLNLALAGLAGASIALRSAATDLLLLGIGAMLVAAVLRRFTRPRA
- a CDS encoding polysaccharide biosynthesis protein, with product MLTPITSFTPRNWLIALHDLLATAAAVLLSFYLRFDGENLLDRLPLLLKVLPYFVVFSFFVCYLFQLTTTKWRFISIPDLLNILRAASVLTIALLALDYVFLAPNMYGTFFLGKTTIVLYWFLEVFFLAGSRLAYRYFRYTRTRNKARRMDAAPTLLIGRAADAEVFLRGVESGAVQRLWPVGILSPAFSDRGQTIRGIPVLGGTDDLHNVIADFAHRNRPIERAVMTPSAFEADAQPEAVLMRARKLGLTVSRLPSLEESRDTPRLAPVAVEDLLLRPSVKIDYDRLEGLLKGKSIVVTGGGGSIGYEMCDRVTTFGAARLLVIENSEPALYAAMEKLNAKDSRTTIVGHIADIRDRERIFDLIGGFKPDLVFHAAALKHVPILERDWGEGVKTNIFGSVNVADAARAAGAGAMVMISTDKAIEPVSMLGLTKRFAELYCQALDRELAGTSGDKPPMRLISVRFGNVLASNGSVVPKFKAQIEAGGPVTVTHPDMVRYFMTIREACDLVITAATHALGSQHADASVFVLSMGQPVRIVDLAERMIRLSGLQPGYDIEIVFTGVRPGERLHEILFAEHEPSTEIGIPGIVAARPHELPLPTLQQGLAALEAAIAAGRHDEVVAILKSAVPEFRIEAAAPAAQRRLQ
- the rfaE1 gene encoding D-glycero-beta-D-manno-heptose-7-phosphate kinase, translated to MLSFDALLQAIARQTVLCVGDLMLDEFVYGEVSRISPEAPAPVIAVQRSETNIGGAGNVARNIAAIGARCIFVGLVGDDATGRMLAAELGSEPKIEPVLVRDPSRPTTRKVRFVSEHFSTHMLRADWEIAAPATGEVEQRLLDSILPQLARADIVLLSDYAKGVLTARVIRETIDTANKLGKRVIVDPKSANFAIYRGATLLTPNRKEFAAATRSAAETDDEIAAAAQDAMTLAECEAMLVTKSEHGMTLVPRGGEPIHVPAQPVKVRDVSGAGDTVAAVLAVVLASGADWGTAMRAASAAAAVAVSKNGTAVVTPSELRRRVLPHAELAAEDKIMASDADLDARLKEWRREGLRVGFTNGCFDILHPGHVKVLTAARGACDRLIVGLNSDASVRRLKGESRPVQHERARAEVLAALEAVDLVAIFEEDTPIRLITRIEPSVLVKGGDYTREQVVGHEIVAAKGGEVMLVDVLPGFSTTSLVARAREGQS
- the rfaD gene encoding ADP-glyceromanno-heptose 6-epimerase; translated protein: MLLVTGGAGFIGSNLVAALNDAGRADVAVSDFLGHDGKWKNLAKRQLADFVPPAELAGWLKGRKLDAVFHMGAISATTATDGDLVMENNFRLSLRLLDWCTETGTPLIYASSAATYGDGEHGFDDDFSLAALKQLRPMNLYGWSKHLFDLVVAERAAKGDRLPPQWAGLKFFNVFGPNEYHKDTMASVLARRFDDIKSGRVVQLFKSHREGIADGDQRRDFIYVDDVVRVMMWLFASPSVSGIFNVGTSHARSFRDLILAAYAALGTPPKIEYIDMPEQIRGSYQYFTQSEGDRLRAAGYNGGFTPLEEAVASYVTGYLDRSDRFR
- the waaF gene encoding lipopolysaccharide heptosyltransferase II, producing the protein MNYESLKASLATAPDRSETSPVLLVPYMWIGDFVRCHTVVRVLKDRWPNRPVDVLTTTLCAPLVDYMPGVRQGIVWDLPRSKISLPQERALAARLRQEGYGASVVMPRTFKSTIAPWLAGIPKRTGFIGEVRFGLLNDWRRGEKALPRMIDRCAALALPPLPELPLDWPEPQLQVPQAEIAAWRQANGLHGRTVVALAPGAVGPAKRWTYYVEAGKALAERGFEVWVVGGPGETAKAQEIVAAGGPQVRDLTGTDLRNGILALAAADLVISNDSGLLHVSAAIGSRTIGIFGPTSPWHYAPLNPIETVIQAPGEIPCRPCHKPICRMEHHRCMRDIAVEDVTAAALRALQAAGIAPAV
- a CDS encoding D-sedoheptulose 7-phosphate isomerase: MSQDKIAAHFQLSLAAMTAAASDTALLETSRAIAAASIAALRQGRKILLAGNGGSAADAQHIAAEIIGRYKRERGAWPAVALTTDTSALTAIANDYGFERVFARQVEGLGQQGDVFIGITTSGRSPNILAALEVARQRGLVTVGMTGPSGGSMGALCDHLLIAPGPETALVQQIHLMAAHAICDEIEVALGKPAP
- a CDS encoding HAD family hydrolase; the protein is MTASAPRRPAAFLDRDGVINYNDHYVGTRERLRWMPGIAAAIRQLNAAGYYVFIITNQSGVARGMFSEDDVRALHRWMLNELNAQGARIDDVRFCPHHVEGTIDAYRVACEHRKPGPGMILDLAKAWPVDMARSFVIGDSASDIEAAQAARIRGFRFEGEDIDGFVNQVLAEMQRTAAFN